From the Bacteriovorax sp. Seq25_V genome, the window GCTCCTTTCTCTTTCTTTACAGCTGTTAGTGCCAAGCCAATGATCGTTGCTTTTTCTCCAATGATTAAAAGTTCGACAGGAGAAATGAAAGATACTCCAAGAAATATCTTTAGAGAGAAAGAGTTTGTGATTAGCTTTGTTACTGAAGATATCATTGCGAAAATTAACTCTTGTTCTCAAGAATTACCATATGGAGCAGATGAGTTTATTCACTCAGGGCTAACACCAATTGATTCAGAAATTGTAAAAGCCAAGCGAGTTAAAGAAAGCCCAATTCATTTTGAATGCATCTACAGAGATCATATTAGCTACGGTGACCAACCAGGATGTGGTCAAATTATCACAGGTGAAGTTGTGAAAGTTCACATCAATGAAGAACTTTATGACCAAGGTAGAGTTAGCACAGACGCATTTAAACCGGTTGGTAGAGGTGCTGGAAATGACTGGATACTTTGTGACAATCGAGTTGAACTGGACAGGCTAATGGCCGCTCAAATCCAAAAATAG encodes:
- a CDS encoding flavin reductase family protein codes for the protein MLSFDTNKTFQENYKFLIGSILPRPIAVVSTINEDGSNNVAPFSFFTAVSAKPMIVAFSPMIKSSTGEMKDTPRNIFREKEFVISFVTEDIIAKINSCSQELPYGADEFIHSGLTPIDSEIVKAKRVKESPIHFECIYRDHISYGDQPGCGQIITGEVVKVHINEELYDQGRVSTDAFKPVGRGAGNDWILCDNRVELDRLMAAQIQK